Proteins from one Pseudomonas sp. KBS0710 genomic window:
- a CDS encoding RNA polymerase sigma factor, with product MAAADDAHLLERLLKGEQRAYKELVTTYQSAMRAVAYAIVGQRHADEVVQDAWLSVVRNLAKFEGRSSLKTWLLTITANSAKGRYKQNRREVLLDDLPSPHGTIGDDRFVPDDGHWAVAPYAWHQDTPEALLTEDELRKCLEHTILSLSELQSSVLVLRERQGLELEEICNLLTLSLSNVRVLLHRARLKVFATVEHFEETGEC from the coding sequence ATGGCAGCAGCGGACGACGCGCACCTGCTTGAACGGCTGCTCAAGGGCGAGCAGCGGGCCTACAAGGAACTGGTCACCACCTACCAGAGCGCCATGCGCGCGGTTGCCTATGCGATTGTCGGCCAGCGCCACGCCGATGAAGTGGTTCAGGACGCCTGGCTGTCGGTGGTGCGTAACCTGGCCAAGTTCGAAGGGCGCTCCAGCCTCAAGACCTGGCTGCTGACCATCACCGCCAACTCCGCCAAGGGCCGCTACAAACAGAACCGCCGGGAAGTGTTGCTCGACGATTTGCCTTCGCCCCACGGCACCATTGGTGATGACCGCTTCGTTCCCGACGACGGCCATTGGGCTGTTGCGCCTTACGCCTGGCACCAGGACACCCCGGAAGCCTTGCTGACCGAGGACGAACTGCGCAAATGCCTGGAGCACACGATCCTGAGTTTGTCGGAGCTGCAAAGCAGCGTATTGGTGTTGCGTGAACGTCAGGGCCTGGAGTTGGAGGAGATTTGTAATCTTCTGACCCTCTCGCTCTCCAATGTCCGTGTGCTGTTGCATCGAGCACGGCTTAAAGTCTTCGCCACGGTGGAGCATTTTGAGGAAACGGGCGAATGTTGA
- a CDS encoding putative porin, whose amino-acid sequence MRLASTKTAAALCGGLLLALSVPASAAVDAKLLDMLKANGQITAAQYTELQTELAKDQKEKQIAQQAQQETNEQIAATAKKTNDLSVFDQKLAWAARTQLKGDVRFRQETVKIQGESNNGGRDKDRQRIRARLGAYTEINSQVDTGIRVATGSSDDARSTNQDQDNYFDKKSIWLDLGYIDYHPDQIKNLHVIGGKMLQPWVNMGDVIWDSDINPEGLAVTYKYPLGTSAELFGSLGNYNLKDNVDGDGVQFRHDLRLTSGQLGTRFSLTDNLKMTLGGSVYAYQNDKDSRCTTTTTPCALAVNGNSANNEFRLYEGFAQADIGGLAVPLAFYGQYVKNNDAVTDQDTAWLIGAKSKVFGFNLDYNYRDTQRDAVVGAFTDSDFANGTTGSRGHKLKVSYDIDKNFALGATYFLTKADYASRTQRDANTNTLQLDAEAKF is encoded by the coding sequence ATGCGTCTTGCTTCCACTAAAACTGCGGCGGCCCTGTGTGGCGGCCTGTTGCTGGCCCTGAGCGTTCCGGCCAGCGCTGCAGTCGACGCTAAATTGCTCGACATGCTCAAGGCCAACGGCCAGATCACCGCTGCGCAGTACACTGAACTGCAAACGGAATTAGCCAAGGACCAGAAAGAAAAGCAGATCGCACAGCAAGCTCAACAAGAGACCAACGAGCAGATCGCGGCCACCGCGAAGAAAACCAACGACCTCAGCGTCTTCGATCAGAAGCTGGCCTGGGCCGCGCGCACCCAGCTCAAGGGCGATGTGCGCTTCCGTCAGGAAACCGTGAAAATCCAGGGCGAATCCAACAACGGCGGCCGCGACAAAGACCGTCAGCGTATCCGTGCCCGCCTGGGCGCCTACACCGAGATCAACTCCCAGGTCGACACCGGCATCCGCGTGGCCACCGGCAGCAGCGATGACGCGCGCTCCACCAACCAGGATCAGGACAACTACTTCGACAAGAAGTCGATCTGGCTGGACCTGGGCTACATCGACTACCACCCGGACCAGATCAAGAATCTGCACGTGATCGGCGGCAAGATGCTGCAACCGTGGGTGAACATGGGCGACGTGATCTGGGATAGCGACATCAACCCTGAAGGCCTGGCCGTCACCTACAAGTACCCATTGGGTACCAGCGCCGAGCTGTTCGGCAGCCTGGGTAACTACAACCTCAAGGACAACGTGGACGGCGACGGCGTGCAATTTCGCCACGACCTGCGCCTGACGTCTGGCCAGTTGGGCACGCGCTTCTCGCTCACCGACAACCTGAAGATGACCCTGGGCGGCAGTGTCTACGCCTACCAGAATGACAAGGACAGCCGCTGCACAACCACCACCACGCCATGCGCGCTGGCGGTCAACGGCAACTCGGCCAACAACGAATTCCGCCTGTATGAAGGCTTTGCCCAAGCCGACATCGGCGGCCTGGCCGTGCCTTTGGCGTTCTACGGCCAGTACGTGAAAAACAACGATGCGGTGACCGATCAGGACACCGCCTGGTTGATCGGTGCCAAGTCAAAGGTGTTCGGTTTCAACCTGGACTACAACTACCGCGATACTCAGCGTGACGCGGTCGTAGGCGCCTTCACCGATTCGGACTTCGCCAACGGCACCACCGGTTCGCGCGGCCACAAGCTCAAAGTCAGCTACGACATCGACAAGAACTTCGCCCTCGGCGCCACGTACTTCCTGACCAAGGCTGACTACGCCAGCCGCACGCAGCGTGATGCCAACACCAACACCCTGCAGCTGGATGCTGAAGCCAAGTTCTAA
- a CDS encoding anti-sigma factor, whose amino-acid sequence MLTCKEQVARSSDYLDGQLTFRERLLVRHHLMFCPNCRRFIRQMRLLQATLKIMPQEPVKDADALAERLAAERLKDQ is encoded by the coding sequence ATGTTGACCTGTAAGGAACAAGTGGCGCGGTCCAGTGACTACCTCGATGGGCAATTGACCTTTCGAGAGCGTCTGCTGGTGCGTCATCACTTGATGTTCTGCCCCAACTGCCGGCGATTTATTCGTCAGATGCGCCTGCTGCAGGCGACATTGAAGATCATGCCGCAGGAGCCGGTAAAGGATGCTGATGCTTTGGCTGAGCGGTTGGCTGCCGAACGGCTCAAGGATCAGTAA
- a CDS encoding beta-ketoacyl-ACP synthase III gives MHNVVISGTGLYTPANSISNEELVQSFNAYVQQFNSDNAAAIERGDVQALTESSAAFIEKASGIKSRFVMDKDGILDPQRMAPRLPERSNDEWSVLCQMAIGAAEQALQRAGKTAADIDGVIVACSNLQRAYPAIAIEVQEALGIQGFGFDMNVACSSATFGIQNAANSIQLGQARAILMVNPEVCTGHLNFRDRDSHFIFGDAATAVILERADLATSEHQFDVVSTKLLTKFSNNIRNNFGFLNRTAEEGIGAPDKLFVQEGRKVFRDVCPMVAELIGLHLEENQLSVTDVKRFWLHQANLSMNHLIVKKLLGREASVEEAPVILDTYANTSSAGSVIAFHTYQDDLPKGSVAVLSSFGAGYSIGSVILRKR, from the coding sequence AGTTCAACAGCGACAACGCTGCGGCCATCGAGCGCGGTGACGTGCAGGCGCTGACCGAGTCCAGCGCAGCCTTTATCGAGAAGGCGTCGGGCATCAAGAGCCGCTTTGTGATGGACAAGGACGGCATCCTTGACCCGCAACGCATGGCCCCACGCTTGCCTGAGCGCAGCAACGACGAGTGGTCGGTACTCTGCCAGATGGCCATCGGCGCTGCCGAACAAGCCTTGCAACGCGCCGGTAAGACCGCCGCCGACATCGATGGCGTGATCGTCGCCTGCTCCAACCTGCAGCGCGCCTACCCGGCCATCGCCATTGAAGTCCAGGAAGCCTTGGGCATTCAGGGTTTCGGCTTCGACATGAACGTGGCGTGTTCTTCGGCCACCTTCGGCATCCAGAACGCGGCCAACAGCATCCAGTTGGGCCAGGCTCGGGCGATCCTGATGGTCAACCCGGAAGTCTGCACCGGCCACTTGAATTTCCGCGACCGCGACAGCCATTTCATCTTCGGCGATGCGGCCACGGCGGTGATTCTTGAGCGTGCTGATCTGGCCACCTCCGAGCATCAGTTCGACGTGGTCAGTACCAAGCTGCTGACCAAGTTCTCCAACAACATTCGTAACAACTTCGGTTTCCTCAACCGCACCGCCGAAGAAGGCATCGGCGCGCCGGACAAGCTGTTCGTGCAGGAAGGTCGCAAAGTCTTCCGTGATGTCTGCCCGATGGTCGCCGAGTTGATCGGTTTACACCTGGAAGAAAACCAACTGAGCGTGACCGACGTGAAGCGCTTCTGGCTGCACCAGGCCAACCTGAGCATGAACCACTTGATTGTGAAGAAACTGCTGGGCCGAGAAGCCTCGGTGGAAGAAGCGCCGGTGATCCTTGATACTTACGCCAATACCAGCTCGGCGGGCTCGGTGATCGCGTTTCACACCTATCAGGACGATCTGCCCAAGGGCTCTGTTGCAGTGCTCAGCTCGTTTGGTGCGGGTTACTCGATTGGTAGCGTGATCCTGCGCAAGCGCTAA